The following nucleotide sequence is from Candidatus Rokuibacteriota bacterium.
CCCGGGCGTCGGCCACCACGAAGCCCGTCGTGTCCCCGTCGGGATCGCCCCAGGCATGGTGCTGCGCCTTCTCCGGATCGAAGCCCGCGCGCCGCCGCGCGGCATAGGCCGTGGCGAGGAGGGATGCCACCGGGATCTTCGCATGCTCGGGATCGGCCACCCAGCGGTCACGGTCGGCATAGGCGAGCTTGGTCATCTCGAGCAGGAGATGCAGCCGCTCGGCGGAGTCCGGGGAGTGCGCCGCGAGGTCGAAGCCCTCGAGGAGATTGAGCGTGAGCAGGGCGGCCATGCCCTGGGTGGGCGGCGGGGTCTCGTACACCGTGTGGCCGCGGTAGGTCGTCTGGATGGGCTCGCCCCATTCCCCCGAGTGCTCGGCGAGGTCTCCGGCCACGAGGAAGCCTTCCCGCTCCAGCCGCCCGGCGATGGCCCGGGCCACACGGCCGCGATAGAAGAGATCGGGCTCGTCGGCGAGCTCGGCGAGCGTGCGGGCGAGATCCAGCTGGCGGAAGCAGTCGCCCCGCTCGGGGAAGCTTCCGCCGGGCACGAAGATGCGCCGCCACTCCGGGTCCTCGATCAGCTCGGCGCGCTCGCGGATGGCCTGGCAGACGATGTCCGAGATCGGGAAACCCTCGCCCGCGTGGTGGATGGCGGGCTCGAGCAGGCGTGCGAGCGGGCGGGTGCCGAAGCGCTCGAGCAGCATGCCCCACGCCCGCGTGACGCCGGGCACCGACACCGCGCCCGGCCCGAGGAATGGCACGGCCCCGAGCCCGCGGCGGGCCAGCTCGTCGAGCCCGGCGCGCGAGCCCGAGCGTCCCGCCCCGTTGAGGAAGTGGACGCGCCCGGTGGCGGCCTCGTAGTAGAGGCAGAAGAGGTCACCGCCCACGCCGCAGAAGCAGGGCTGGGTGACGGCGAGGACGGCGTTGGTCGCGACGGCGGCATCCGCCGCGCTGCCGCCCGCCTCGAGGGTCCGGACGCCGGCGAGGGAGGCCAGGGGGTGGCACGAGGCCACCATGCCCC
It contains:
- the ggt gene encoding gamma-glutamyltransferase; protein product: MPQIGYAHRQAPMGRRGMVASCHPLASLAGVRTLEAGGSAADAAVATNAVLAVTQPCFCGVGGDLFCLYYEAATGRVHFLNGAGRSGSRAGLDELARRGLGAVPFLGPGAVSVPGVTRAWGMLLERFGTRPLARLLEPAIHHAGEGFPISDIVCQAIRERAELIEDPEWRRIFVPGGSFPERGDCFRQLDLARTLAELADEPDLFYRGRVARAIAGRLEREGFLVAGDLAEHSGEWGEPIQTTYRGHTVYETPPPTQGMAALLTLNLLEGFDLAAHSPDSAERLHLLLEMTKLAYADRDRWVADPEHAKIPVASLLATAYAARRRAGFDPEKAQHHAWGDPDGDTTGFVVADARGNLISVIQSLYKSFGSGVVAPGTGVVLQNRGAYFNTDPAHPNCFAPRKRPFHTLTACMVTREARPVLGYATMGGDGQAMFHVQAITNILDYGMEIQEAIERPRFMYGPVNPGEPADILRIEGRVPAGALADLARCGHNVRVVSDWASQMGHAHGITLRDGSMAGGADPRGDGAALGY